From Vicia villosa cultivar HV-30 ecotype Madison, WI unplaced genomic scaffold, Vvil1.0 ctg.001763F_1_1, whole genome shotgun sequence:
CGTCGCGTCTTGAGATGTTCCCAGTGCGTTGGAATCGGTCACATTTTGAAATGTAAGCGTGGACATCGCGCCATATGGTAGGCCAATAAAGACCTGCTTGGAAGATCTTAGCGCATGTCTTAGACGTGCTTGCATGTCCGCCATAAGGTGCAGCATGGCAGTGTTCAATAACGTTGCCTAGTTCTTCTTCTGGCATACATCGTCTAAATATGTTGTCTATCCCTCTTTTAAATAGGAGAGGTTCATCCCAAAAGAAATGTTTAACATCACTGAAAaacttcttcttctgttggtaacttaagTCAGGGGGTATGATATCAGCGGCTAGATAATTTACAATATCTGCGTACCATGGTGCGCTGTTCAAGGTTGAGATTTCCTCATAGGTTTCCTCTTTAGAGGTATGCAGGGTATCCTTCTCAATTTTGTTCATCCCAGCTACTAGTCTTTCATAAGTAGAGTGATCGTCTATAGGTattagttcaggtttaagatgttcTAACCTAGAGAGGTGGTCAGCAACTAAGTTCTctgttccctttttatctttgataTCAAGGTCAAATTCTTGGAGTAAGAGAACCCATCTGAGCAATATAGGCTTAGCATCTTTCTTActaaacaagtatcgaatcgctGCGTGATCAGTGTATACTATTATCTTGGCTCCTACCAAATAAGATCGAAATTTATCGATAGTAAACACTACAGCTAGCAATTCCTTTTCTGTGGTTGTATAATTAAGCTGGGAagcgtctagggttctactagcATAGtaaatgacatgtagtttcttatcttttctctgCCCTAGTACGACTCCTACAGCGAAATCACTAGCGTCACACATGATTTCAAAGGGTTGCATCCAATCGGGGGGTTGTATGATAGGCGCTGAAATCAGTGCTTGCTTTAAAACTTCAAAGGCTTCAAGGCATTTTTGGTCAAATTCAAACTCGACATATTTCATCAATAAGTTTGTTAAAGGTTTTGTTATTCCAGAAAAATTCTTGATGAAGCGTCggtagaacccagcatgtcctaGAAAACTCCTCACTTCCCTAACGGTCTTAGGTGGGTTTAGGTTTTCTATAACTTCTATCTTGGCCTTGTCAACTTCTATGCCTCTCTTAGAGAGGATGTGTCCCAAGACTATCCCTTCGTTCACCATGAAATGACACTTCTCCCAATTCAACACAAGGTTCACTTCCACAAATCTTTCCAAGATTTTCTCCAAATTTGAAAGgcagtttttaaaatcaaatccaTACACCGAAAAATCGTCCATAAATACCTCCATAATTCCATCGAGGTAGTCTGCGAAAATCGACATCATACAGCGTTGGAAAGTGGCAGGTGCATTACAGAGCCCAAAGGACATTCGTCTGTAAGCGAATGTTCTATAAGGGCAAGTAAATGTGGTTTTCTCTTGGTCTTCTGGGTGAATAGGTATTTGGAAAGAGCCAGAATATCCATCAAGATAGCAGAAATACGTGTGTCTAGCTAGACGCTCAAGCATCTGATCTATAAATGgaagagggaaatggtctttcctAGTCGCCTTGTTCAACTTTCTGTAATCTATACACATGCGCCATCCTCCTTCTGTTCGTTTTGCTACACACTCACCTTTCTCATTTTCCACGACGGTGATACCTCCTTTCTTTGGTGCCACATGAACGGGGCTTACCCACTCACTATCTGAAATCTGGTATATGATGCCAGCTTCTAATAACTTAAGGACTTATTTCTTTACTACATCGCTCATGATAGGGTTTATTCTTCTCTGATGTTCTCTTGAGGGTTTCGAATTTTCCTCTAGCATAATCTGATGCATGCATACGgatgagcttattccttttaaatCATAGACTTTGTATCCTAAAGTTGAGGGATACTTCCGCAAGGTATCTAAGAGTTGGTTTGTTTCGATTTTGTTTAGAGTGGTGCTTACTATGACAGTTCGATTCATCTCGTCATCCGGTAGTTCCTTAAGTTCTATGGTAGGTTTCTTGGTGCACGGCATAGGGTCAGGGGTAAGAGCTAAGCATTCAAAAAGGTTTTCGTCAATGTAAGGTTCAATACTCTTAAATCCGTCATCCTCTAAAATGGGGGTAGGAGATAATCTGATTAAGGATTCGTTATGTTAGAGCTCATTTACACACTCATCAGTGACATCGATGGCATAACACGCATCTCCTATCACTGGTGCCATTAGAAATTTCGATAGAATGAACTCGATCTTTTCATCTCCTACCTCAAAAATCAGCTTCCCTTTTTTAACATCTATTATAGCTCCGACGGTCGATAGGAATGGTCTGCCTAGGAGGATTAGGATGTCATCATCTTCTTTGATATCCATAACTACGAAATCGGTCAAAATGTATAACTGACCAATTTTGACAGGTATGTCTTCTAAAATATCCATGGGGTATTTGACAGATCTATTAGCTAGTTGTAATGATATCTTAGTAGGTTGAAGTTCTCCTAATTTTAACCTCTTACAGACGGCCAAAGGCATCAGACTTACGCTTGCTCCTAGGTCTAAAATGCTTTGTCTATCATATGATTTTCTAGGACGCAAGGGATAGAAAAACTTCCAGGGTCTTTGTCTTTCATGGCAAGTTTATTCTCAGATATGGAATGAAATTCTAAAGGTTTGGGATCGTCGAGTcgccatttgtttgacaaaatATCCTTCAAGAACTTGGCATATGAAGGTATCTAGGTTATTGCTTCGGTAAAGGGGATTTCTACGTGGAGTTTCTCTATTACCTTAATGAACTTTTGGAATTGGTTTTCTGTTTTGGTGTTTTTCAACCTTTGTGGGAATGAAATAGGTGGCTTGTAAGGTTGTGGTGTGCGATTCTCTACCTCTGGTTTTGATTGCTTTTCAGGTTTTTCTGATTCCTCTACCTGGTCCTTCGGTTCAGCATCTTCCTTTGGTTTTTCTGATGTGCTTAGGTTAGGATTTCTAGGTCCTTCATAAGCGGTTCCACTTCTCAAGGTGATAGAATTTGCTTGGCCTTTgggattgggttgagtttgtccaGGGAATTGTCCTCCAGGTACAACTTGCGGAGAGGTAGTTTGGGCTACTTGTGAAATCTAGGTCTCAAGCATTTTGGTGTGGGTCATCATCTGGTCAAACTTGGTTGCTAGTTGAGTAACTAACTTGTTTGTGTGAATGTGTTGATTCATAAACTCCTTAttttgctgagtttgattctgaaTAGAGGTGTCTACGGTTTCTTTAAGGTTTGGTCTTGGTGGCACAACTTGCATAGGttggttttgtttttgtgtttggaaTCCTTGGGGTCTCGAAGATCCGGAATTTTGGATGGGGTTATTatttttataagagaaatttgGGTGGTTTCTCCATCTAGGATTGTAGGTATTCGAGAAAGGGTTCCCTTGGGTATAGTTAAGTTGGTTTGAGCTAGAGTCGTTCAAAAGGTTACAGTCAATGGTTTGATGTCCTTGAGTTCCACAGAGTTCGCACTCCGATTGGATTGCTGCCACTGTGGTAGGGTTTTGAGACATGTTCTCGACTTTCAAGGCCATGGCGTCCATCTTAGCATACATCATGTCCATGAAACTTATCTCATGCTTTCCTCCATGGCTCTCCTTTTTCTCTACCGTCGCTCGTTCTATTCCCCACTGGGTGTGGTTATGAGCCATGTCCTCTATCAGGGCACAAGTGTCTGGGTAAGGTCTGTTCATCAACGCTCCGCCAGCGGCAGCGTCAATGGACATCTTTGTGTTGTAATGAAGTCCATTATAGAAGGTGTGTATGATTAGCCATTGCTCCAGGCCATGGTGCAGACAGACTCTTAAAAGTTCTTTATATCTTTCCCAGGCATCAAAAAGTGATTCGCCTTGGTTTTGAGTGAAACTAGTGATCAGGTTTCTAAGGACAGCGGTCTTACTTGGTGGGAAATATCTGGCAAGAAAAGCTCTCCTAAGGTCTTCCCAAGTTGTTATTGAGTTGGCTGGAAGGGCGTCTAACCAGTCATGGGCTTTACCTCTAAGGGAAAAAGGAAACAATCTTAAGCGGATGGCTTCGGGTGTGGCTCCATTTGCCTTAAGGGTATCAGCTAACTGGATAAACACTTTTAGATGTTGATTCGGGTTCTTTGTAGCGAGACCAGCAAATTGGTTTTGTTGTACTAGTTTTAGTAATGAGGGCTTAAGTTTGAAATTGTTGGTGGTTATAGCGGGGTTTACTATACTAGAACTAGGCTCCTCATTAGATGGTTGAGCAAACTCTTTAA
This genomic window contains:
- the LOC131636516 gene encoding uncharacterized protein LOC131636516; its protein translation is MAEDRNHRPLKEFAQPSNEEPSSSIVNPAITTNNFKLKPSLLKLVQQNQFAGLATKNPNQHLKVFIQLADTLKANGATPEAIRLRLFPFSLRGKAHDWLDALPANSITTWEDLRRAFLARYFPPSKTAVLRNLITSFTQNQGESLFDAWERYKELLRVCLHHGLEQWLIIHTFYNGLHYNTKMSIDAAAGGALMNRPYPDTCALIEDMAHNHTQWGIERATVEKKESHGGKHEISFMDMMYAKMDAMALKVENMSQNPTTVAAIQSECELCGTQGHQTIDCNLLNDSSSNQLNYTQGNPFSNTYNPRWRNHPNFSYKNNNPIQNSGSSRPQGFQTQKQNQPMQVVPPRPNLKETVDTSIQNQTQQNKEFMNQHIHTNKLVTQLATKFDQMMTHTKMLET